The following coding sequences are from one Schizosaccharomyces osmophilus chromosome 1, complete sequence window:
- a CDS encoding But2 family protein translates to MKFSLSAVLLLTLFGIASLTLVSSISESAYSLNQTFSIMALHPYKQNVQLHPFTIGQFGYVYADSGVGSGSFTLKNSELFYNNEHASLDKNGALFFESSGFPVSGFEAKQISSVGYELHLNNTFPVACPITNTNEVYQIYYGKGNGNSDCIGVTIDAITS, encoded by the coding sequence atgaagttttcaTTGTCTGCTGTCCTTCTTCTTACTCTTTTTGGTATTGCCAGTTTAACTTTGGTATCCTCAATTTCCGAGTCGGCATATTCCCTTAATCAAACATTTAGTATTATGGCTCTTCACCCCTATAAGCAAAATGTTCAGCTACATCCATTTACTATAGGTCAATTTGGCTATGTTTATGCGGATAGCGGTGTCGGATCTGGTAGCTTTACACTAAAAAACTCTGAATTGTTCTATAATAATGAGCATGCTTCCCTTGACAAAAACGgtgctcttttttttgaatcctCTGGTTTTCCTGTATCAGGTTTCGAGGCTAAACAAATTTCTTCCGTTGGATATGAGCTTCATTTGAACAATACTTTTCCTGTCGCATGTCCTATTACTAATACAAACGAAGTGTATCAAATTTATTACGGCAAAGGTAACGGTAACAGCGACTGTATTGGCGTTACAATTGATGCTATTACCTCTTGA
- a CDS encoding hsp16-like protein, with protein MSLQPFFDLYPFQDGLSDFLSYSPRVQRQNRAVDLSPAIDVHEGKDTVAVDVELPGVKKQDVQVHYDEGKLTISGKSVNERKSEGDRGNHKWSERRFGSFSRTISIPSRIDSDRIEAQFSNGILSILLPKVEQSRSKKQIAIH; from the coding sequence ATGTCTCTTCAACCTTTCTTCGATTTATACCCATTTCAAGACGGTCTTTCTGACTTTTTGAGTTATTCTCCTCGTGTCCAACGCCAGAATCGTGCTGTTGATTTGTCACCCGCCATTGATGTTCACGAAGGCAAAGACACGGTTGCTGTTGATGTAGAACTTCCTGGTGTCAAAAAGCAGGACGTTCAAGTTCATTACGACGAAGGAAAGCTTACCATTTCTGGTAAATCCGTGAATGAGCGCAAGAGCGAAGGAGATCGAGGAAACCACAAATGGTCAGAGCGTCGCTTTGGTTCCTTCTCTCGAACTATCTCTATCCCCAGCAGGATCGATTCCGATCGTATTGAAGCTCAATTTTCCAATGGAATTTTGAGTATTCTTCTGCCCAAGGTAGAGCAATCTCGCTCCAAGAAGCAAATCGCCATTCACTGA
- a CDS encoding cell surface glycoprotein yields the protein MGEESQMQGENLLAHDEYLYTNEYGIPPPRQENVTELSRYLNDLRNALNEKNYFFQRHELEQSLERIALRNREMNVQNEEYERTVIHFTNNMRALEQLRAIESRLNHYRNEEETNNSQPPQWFVNFLNDPNGGFLSLKQGVGSLRQEVGSLRQEVGSIRQEVVLMEQRQNLRFDGIDQKLNKQEYRYYRLHNIQMRSLGKSIDIVPYLNGQLPDIDLPRIYSIEDIERLTKDQCTRYLNGYGIRFGPNETIKLKERIRDAVGLHSVTDAEFRFSAFY from the coding sequence atggGTGAAGAATCACAAATGCAAGGTGAAAATTTGTTAGCCCACGATGAGTATTTGTATACGAATGAATATGGTATCCCTCCTCCAAGACAGGAGAACGTTACGGAATTAAGTCGCTATTTAAATGATTTAAGAAATGCCCTCAAtgagaaaaattattttttccagAGGCATGAGTTGGAACAAAGCCTTGAACGAATTGCTTTACGAAACCGAGAAATGAATGTTCAAAACGAAGAGTATGAAAGAACTGTCATTCATTTTACAAATAATATGCGTGCACTTGAACAATTACGTGCGATCGAAAGCCGCTTGAACCACTACAGAAATGAAGAGGAAACAAATAACAGTCAACCTCCACAATGGTTtgtcaattttttaaatgatcCTAATGGTGGGTTCCTCTCTCTGAAACAGGGAGTAGGTTCCCTAAGGCAGGAAGTAGGTTCCCTAAGGCAGGAAGTAGGTTCCATAAGGCAGGAAGTGGTCTTAATGGAACAACGACAAAATTTGCGATTCGATGGAATAGATCAAAAGCTGAATAAACAGGAGTATCGATACTATAGATTGCACAACATTCAGATGAGGTCTTTAGGGAAATCGATTGATATTGTTCCATATTTAAATGGTCAATTACCGGACATTGATTTACCGCGAATTTATTCAATTGAAGATATAGAGAGGTTAACAAAAGACCAATGTACTAGGTATCTCAACGGTTACGGAATTCGATTTGGGCCGAACGAGACGATAAAGTTGAAAGAGCGTATTCGTGATGCCGTTGGGTTACACTCTGTTACAGATGCCGAGTTTCGTTTTTCTGCATTCTACTAA